One window from the genome of Esox lucius isolate fEsoLuc1 chromosome 23, fEsoLuc1.pri, whole genome shotgun sequence encodes:
- the guca1a gene encoding guanylyl cyclase-activating protein 1, with protein MGNSTGCTVEDLQAVEKHLWYKKFMRECPSGQLTLHEFKQFFGLRGLDAEANAYIEQMFRTFDMNKDGYIDFLEYVAALSLVMRGKMEHKLRWYFKLYDVDGNGCIDRNELLNIIKAIRAINGNLNQEVSAEEFTNRVFDKIDVNGDGELSLDEFVAGAHTDEDFMEVMMKTLDLTHIVAMIHNRRHSV; from the exons ATGGGAAACTCAACAGGCTGCACCGTGGAAGACCTGCAGGCTGTGGAGAAGCACCTCTGGTATAAGAAGTTCATGAGGGAGTGTCCCTCAGGTCAGCTCACCCTGCATGAGTTCAAGCAGTTCTTCGGACTCCGGGGACTGGATGCTGAGGCCAACGCCTACATCGAGCAAATGTTCCGCACGTTCGATATGAACAAG GATGGCTACATAGACTTCTTGGAGTATGTGGCTGCTCTGAGTTTGGTGATGAGAGGTAAAATGGAACATAAACTCCGCTGGTATTTCAAGCTATATGATGTAGATGGAAATGGCTGCATTGACCGAAATGAGCTGCTCAACATCATAAAG GCTATCCGTGCAATTAATGGGAATTTAAACCAGGAAGTTAGTGCAGAGGAGTTCACTAACCGGGTGTTTGACAAGATAGATGTCAATGGAGATG GGGAGCTGTCTTTGGACGAGTTTGTGGCAGGAGCTCACACTGACGAAGACTTCATGGAGGTGATGATGAAGACCTTGGATCTCACCCACATTGTAGCCATGATCCACAATCGGAGGCACAGCGTTTAG